Genomic window (Arachis hypogaea cultivar Tifrunner chromosome 13, arahy.Tifrunner.gnm2.J5K5, whole genome shotgun sequence):
TCAAGATAATAATCCTGAATTGTACCTTCCAAATGCAATGAAAGGGGAACATATcacaatcaaatatttttttttttatcgaaaAAGGAACGCATTCAAAGGAAGGCAGTATAATTGGGCAGAATGATAGCTAGTCAGCTGACCTGGTCCAAATCTGCAAAAACAAGCTCCAAGTTGATAACATCAATATCAGATTTTGGATCAACTTTACCATTCACATGAACTATATCATTGTCTTCAAAACATCGAACAACCTAATGTAACAATCAATAGATCCATGATAATATAAGAAACAAGGGAATCAAGATTGTGATAGCAAGTCTGTAACTACAAATATATATACCAGGGAGGGGACGGGGAATCCTCGTTTCATAACGGTTTCAACAGAAATACAAAGAAACTAGGAGACAGAAATGAGTTTGGAGAAGTAGATACCAAGTTGGAAAAAAAAGCCTCTAGGGACAAAATTTCCCATTTTCTGTTGACCCAAAAACTAGGGACAGTAGGAATAAGACAGAGAAAACTTCTTTATTTTGTCTATATCTTAGTGTTTCATATATTTTCTTTCTTAAGACACTTACCAAACATGGTATAAGGGATCATACTTCAAATGAAAAGGGCGGCCAGGTAAAAAGCATCACATGATATGCAGGATTTTAGAGGGTCGCAGGATTTAGAAAAGGATCGCACCCAAAGTGTGTAATGCGGGTAGCCTAAACTGATGCAAGCTATTACATACCATGAGATTTTATGTGCACACTTAATCATATGTATTGAATGGTTCAAAGCTTGTATATCATTTTAATTCGGAGAAGTGAAAATCATTGGTTACTATGTAAAAGTTCAACTAATGAGATACCTTTACTGAAGGCAAAAGATTTCTGGGACAATAAGAGCAGAaaggaaattttgaaaatgtAGGAGGATTGTgagatatattttcaaaatatatgaAAAGTCATGTTCAAAAAATTGCATCTGTTCATGAGGTTGTAACTCATTAAAGAGTTGTATTTTCTCAAAGGGATGTTTCTCTTCATGAATATGCATCCGTATTCATGCATGTACTTAAGCATATGTGCCTCTAGATAGGACCTCAACATATTTTTTATGCGCAGAGAGAGGGAAAAAATTATCATTCTATAGAATATCATTGGTGTAAAGCTTGATTGCATGAGTACCAAAACAAATCAAGTGCTCTTCCTTGTTATCTTGCACGAGTTTGCCAGAAACTCATTTTGCACTCTCAGTTTGGATTGGTGAGAGGTGAATTAAGTCTAAAGGAAAATGTGTGTAATACATGCCTTGAAGAGTTGCACTATTCTCTTACTTAATCTTCCTACTGCAGATTATGTACCACCATTCTCATCTTCAAGGCTTCAACAAATTCCAAGATTCTCAATCCAAGTTCTCACAATTATGAGTAACAATTAGTTGCCACCATACTTTTTATGGCAGATGCCGGCTCATAGCCGAAGGGTAAAAACTGCCATGAGGTTATGACCGGGTGGTGTTGAAGTAAATGATCTAAATGGCAGATACATTAAAAAACTATAAATTGTATacaaataaaaactaagaaaatctacaagatataaataaaactactaaaaaaattatatctaaaaCAACTAATACTTTATCAAGAATAATATGAAACTATATATCCACATTATAACAATCAATATTAAAGATTAAAACTACTATCAATTATCAAAATAAGAATGTTAATATAAACGAAGCAGCAGAAGCAAATTGAGGATTTAGAATACAGAAAAAAAATTGAGCAGTTAgaacagaaaaaaaaagatttgaatggaaaaacaaaaacttGAGGGGTTCAAAATATAAAGAGAAGGAAGCATCTTAGATATGTAGATTCACGAACAACGTTTAACGTTGTCGCCATCCTGCGCAGGTCATGGAGCCATCATCATCAATGTTTCGTGCCACTATTGCGTTCTTTTGCTTCGTCACCATGGTCTTCCTTTTTAGAACAGTTGATGCATGTTCAAGAGGGCATTTTCGTTATTTTAGAGACAAGGTGCAGAATGATGTTAGAAGAATTACACTATGCCGGCCTTGAATGTCAAGAAAACCAAGAGTTCGTATAAAAAATAGTGGTGCTGAAATTGCGGCACTCATAAGGCCCATTAGgctaagaacaggtttcttagaggCCTAATAGGAAAATATTTATCTATCTTTTTATGTTTccgttgtgtcttttcttgttcattcatattcattcttattttcttacaagtttcTTAGTTGTTACTTCTCCACTTTAATCGCCAAATTGACTAAATCCTCATTTGCATAATGGTGAAGCTCAACCTCATCTACAATTTCTTGGTTTAATCCAATCAAAAATCGCCCCATAAGAACTttaaaacccttttcaaaattaatcttGCACATTGAATACAGCAACTCTTTGTGGTACTCCTTTACTGATTTTGAACCTTGTTTCAACTTACAAAACTTTTCAAGAAACTCATGGTATGATGATGACACAAACTGGTTCCTCatgattttcttcatcttctcccaggTGCAAATTGGTCTTCCATACCTTTTTATAGATCTTCCTAACTCATTCCACTTAGCTTCTACCAATCTAACATTCTTTTCCTCTGACAGGATGCAATACGCAAAAATTGACTATATCTTCCTTTCCTATTTGAAATATGTGTCAGCATCATTTTTCCTTTACAAGCAGGGATTTGCATCTTAAAAACCTTTCTCGCATAAGAGATTCCTTCATCATCACTAATACCATTCTCAGTCCTCATTGATTCTAATTTGGAaacctataaaaataataataaagacctCACAATACTATTCTCACGTGTATCACTCAAAATTAGGTCACTCGTGTTTGCACTTAATCCATGGCTTTGTCCATCTTTTGAGCTAACCTCTGGTCTATTTCCACTCTTATATTACTTTAACAAGTTGTACTtcagaaataaagagaaaaaagagaccAAGAGACCAAACTAAGATAATCGTAATGATAAAAACTTtcaatttgacaaaaaaaaattcagattatgtgacaaacaaatttgaaaaatactagaaaatttTCCAAACCCAATTGATACCCCAGAAGAATTTGAAACAAATCTGAAATTTGGATACTTGGAAATTGAAATCAACAACCTTTTAATTGTATGACATTCTCcccttcttttttccttttttttttgtactgCACTTTTCATAAACAacacctcttctttttttttttttggaatttacgatttttttaattctccttttttttcccatgctttttttctttgaattttcgaGATTTTTTTCGCTGAATATCACTCTAAAGtaaaattgcaaaaataaaagataaaataaagaaacTAGACACCGACCCTAGAACGTGTAGATAAATAAGATCGTAGCTACGACCTGTAACTGATACTAAATGATAATGAATGAATATAAatgaacaagaaaagacacaatggaaacacaaaaagataaataaagattTTTCTATTAGGCCTCTAAGAAACCCGTTCTTAACAACTTAGGTTACCGGAAGGGTTTTtttctactagaccttcaaagaacatgtttgacaacctagatcaaagGGCTACAATTGAAAGAACGAACACTAAGAATTACCTTAGATTGGATCCTTCAAATttcttcatgcaacaagcaaGCAAATCACTCACTTCACTTGGTCACACAATGCAAAACGTGCATAAAGCAACTCAgaaatttttattcatcaaaagtgaTCAGATTGCTTCACAAAAGTGCTTAAATAGATCCCTAACAGATTAACTTAAAAGTGGATCAAATCTTCCtagaataaaacaataaaatctgaaaaaaataaaagatatgacTCCAAAATTAActctaactaatttaaatcagataaGATCTTATTAGATATTAAACACCTAGTATATgaatatgataattaatttaaatcagatttgatctataaagattagatcagatttgatttaaatttaaaacaccaaaaatactactaaacaaatcaaaaccaaatcaaatcttttaacatccctaacaacaaatcaaatttaaatataactagATAATTTCGAATTTAATACCGAGTTTATGCTTCCCAATGAATTTTAAAAGAACTCTTGGGCTTCTTGATGTCCTCATTTAGTCCAATGGGCCTTATGAGTACTGCAATTTCAGCTCCACTGTTTTTGAGACGAACTATTGGTCTTCTTGATATCCAAGATCGGCATAGTGTAATTTTTCTAGTATTCAGATCCTTGAACATGACAAGATTACCATTCTGCACCTTTGTCACTAAATGACAAAAACACCCTCCTGAACACATATCAACAATGGCATGTTGTCGACAATGATGTTGTTGGCATCACAAGTCTTCGTCTTTCTCAAGCAACAGAGAGGGAGAGTGAACGTAGAGAGGGTATGAAGAGGGAGAATATGAGCCAAAGAAAACTTTTCTTATAAAGGTTAGGCTTAGGTTTATTAAATGAAAAGACCCggtaatttaaaaaaatccaaaaaaaacccGCCATACTTGTATTAGACCGTCATGGCACCACCGCCAATGTGGCCACCATTTGCCAAACACCATTTCTGCAACACCACATGCTTAAGATGGCAGCTAGCCCAAAAACCGCCATGCTGTAACACCATGGCAACAATTTTAAAACCCTACTTGCCGCCTTGTTAACATCAAGATTGGGAACTTAAAGGCTCAACCTGAAGAAGAATTCAGCAAGTTTGCAACAGCCGCATCAAGTGGCAAGATCTTCCAAACTTCAAGAATTTATGGAATTTGTAACATCCAAGAGCTGTTTTCTTAATTCTTCCTTAGGAAAAAGGTGTATTATTTAAACAGTTTGCATTGATAGGAACCTAAAATTGCTTAAGTCTACATTAGGAGGGGAACAGGGAAAGGTCAGGCCCAATGAATTGGTTTTGACGAGACCTAACTAGCGGTTGCTAAGTTGGCAGGAGGAATTGCAAGGAGAGAAGGATTTTGTGGAATCTAGATCATATTTCTATGAGTTTGAAAGAGCAAGGATCTTAAGTGTCAGATAATAAAGCTAAACTGGTGGTGGAACCTTGGCAGTGAGGTACTACAGCTATGAAGCTCAATTGTATTCCACTAACATTAGTCCAAATGTGGTACTACAGCACTATCTTCTTATTGTATTAACTGTTTTGCCTTCTCTAATACCAATTCCTATCAATTTCAATGGAAAGATCCCTTAAGTTGCATAGGGGAAGCTGCAAGGCAGAAAAATTGTAATTTAGTAGGTTGTGGGGAATTACATAACTTCATTTCCATAAGGTGGTGTATGAACTCAAGTTACAGGTAGTAGAGATGCCTCGATTTCAGAAGCAGTCATGAGAGGGAATCAAAGGCAACAGCAGAACCAGTTCAATTAATACATACACTTGGGAATCAAACCGTCCTTTACAACTACCAGCAAGAAAATGAATGATCCGGTCTAGTCAACCTAGAACATAAGTGAGAATACTGTGTACATAGCTAACTAACCGTTTCGTTAAAAACagaatataaaacaaaaataaaattacaaaagtaCTGATGTAACAAAATTATGTGAAAAGATGATAGATAAACAAAACTAAGCGAACAGACAAGAGATAAACACCTGAAGTATAGAGTCGACCTCACGAATGTGCGACAGAAACTTATTACCCAGTCCCTGCAACAATTAAAGGTGCAGAAGAAATTAAACAGTGCAACTgtgtaatgaggagagagagaaagaataaaagagaatgtgTTTACTAGCACCAAAactaaataagaagaaaaaatataaatacctCGCCTTGACTTGCACCCTTTACAAGCCCCGCAATATCCACAAATTCTATAGATGCAGGGACTGCTCGAACAGATTTACTAAGATTAGAAAGTACCTGGAGACGAGAATCTGGAACTGCAACAATCCCTACATTTGGCTCTATTGTACAAAAAGGAAAATTAGCAGCTTGAGCCTTTCCATTTTCAACCTAGACATACAAGAAGGattgtatataaaaatttaaaatcgatATAAACTGACATTATTGCAGCACTAGGAAGTAGAGCTATATGCATGCAAAACATCACCACCACAATCAACCTAACATTAACcataaattagagaaaataaaagagaaagatcCAACGATATTTACCAACCATTTCATCTATAAAAGGCATAGTAATGATGAAGTTATTCCAAAAGTccttctttttcaataaaatagaaacaaagaaaagaaacagaaacaAGGTAACACAAATAAACATTTCACAAGACATCCGCCAAAAGGAGAGCAGCACTAGCAGAGGGCTGTTGGAGGGATCTCTAATGGAATCATTCTATTTGACACCAATCGTAGCCAATCATCAGCCCATATGTTTGTAAATCAAATAAAGCTAGGACAGTTCATATCATTAGGAAAGCCCATCACAGAGTTAACTATTATTAATCAAAAACCGTCATTCAATTCCTAGAAATGAACACTAAAGAAAATTCATATATGTTCTTTACTTCAACAGAAAAATATCCGTCTGTATCTCTCACTGTCTATCTGGCTCACAGACGTTATCAAAATGCAGCCCAATAGAACAAAAATCAACTAGGTATTCGCATTATAGAAAAGACGCATAATGAGAATGTGGCACATAGAGGCTTACAACAGCATTGAATAGAGTGGACTTGCCAACGTTGGGGAGGCCAACGATGCCGGCTCTAAGGCTCATACTTATCCTTGATGAAAAAGACGAGAACCTTCGTTGAGTCCCGTAGAAGTGAGCGGTTCGGAGAAGAGTTTGATTTCGCAAGAAGTTTGACTTGAGTGGATGAAATAGAGTGGGAACAAGGTGAAGGTGACTGCAAGCCGCTCTTGCCATTGCTTGCGTTGCAGTTGCCGGAGGGAACGCACATTCAACGGATATGGATGCGGTGGATACATGCGCAGCTTCAACAGATAAATTCCAAGCTGGGACTTGAAAACTGAAAACATGACCCGAACAACCCACGGCCACGAGTGGTGCCTTGCCCCAGCAGGCCAGGTTAATAACCGGTTTGGTTTGGGTACAATATAAAGCCGCATTTAACCCGTCATAATTGTTTGGACTTTGGAGTGATGGATTCATGGATACCCACCCACTAATTCGGGTCATATGTTTTACGTTGCCCGCCCCAACCTGGATCCGGGTCATGTTTTGTCGGATTTGTGCCcgtctatttttgattttttattgtgTTATGTTTCGAGTTGAGTTTGGATAGCTTtgtcttttttaaataaaatatatattttaggataaaattataataaaatataatatttttatattttaattaatacttttatattatataatattatttttattttaaaataatctattttaatataaatatgatataatatattaatatttattaagtaaaattttattaatttattatataaaatttataaaattaattgatttattttggaTTAATTTAGGGTCAAAATAAATTCAGGGgtaaaaaacatagataaaccaATGGGGGAAACTTGTTACATGAATAAGCCAAACCAAAAAGAGATCCACGAATCAGCCAAGCCCTATTTATATAcaattcgaacctaattggttcgaacCCTATTTATATAcaattcgaacctaattggttcgaacCCTAtttacacataattcgaacctaatAGGTTCGAACTTCAAGTTTATAAatcgaacctaattggttcgaacTACGTTCTATTACGTGCATCAtataattcgaacctaattggttcgaattatgagtgaTTGTGCTATATAACGAGTTCGAATCAAGCAGATTCGAATCAGTTATCCTTTTccataccccaccaaatcccagagaaaacgacccagattcgaTCCGAGAAATAGTAGAACCGAAGACTCagctgatgggggacgatcctGCAAGACTGTACCGGTTGGATGCGgttgctcatatagccggggtcatcaacgacgaggttagtacatAGAAAAGTTTCTGCACACGGTTTATTTGAGTTAGTGATTTTGCATGTGGTTTTAGCGGTTCTATATGTGAGTGGTTTATCAGGGTGGCATTACAAATGGTTTAGCTTAGAGGTTATTGCATGCGGTTTAGGGGGCGGTTTTTGGTAAGTGGGTTTTTGTAAGTGGTTTTATATGCGCTTCTGTGAATAGTTTATGtaagtggtttatgttaggtggttttgttagtggtttgTTGTAGTGGTATTGCAAATGATTTAAtttagtggttttgcatgcggtTTAATTGGTGGTTTAGAGTAAGTGGTTTATTGTATGTGGTTTAATAATGTGGTCCATTTAATGCGCAGCCACAAcgatgcatcaggagcatgcggcggcaaCAAGGCATGCCACTCGACGAGCGTTATGTTCCGTACCTGCAGATGGCCGGGTTATACCATATGGCTAGactgaacgatagatggttccggTTAGACGAGCCCCTTGTCAGCGCCTTCGTCgagaggtggcgtcctgagacgcaTACCTTCCACATGCccttcggagagtgcacgatcacgcttcaggacgtggcataccagttGGGGTTGGCAGTGGACGGGCGTTATGTCAGCGGTTGCCTTACAGACTTCCATCTGTATATCGAGGGTGGACGTCCAGCTTGGGTGTGGTTCGAGGAGTTGCTTGGAGTGGTACCTCATCCGAGCCAGGTTCAGAAGTTCGCAGTAAACTGCACCTGGTTCCAGGAGACTTTCGGACACTGCCCCGAGGGAGCCGATGAGGACACTGTGCGGCGCTTCGCtcgtgcctatatcatgatgttgttgggcactcagctgtttgccgacaagtccggcaaccgcattcacatcagatggcttccgTACGTAGCTAGGATTGAGGAGATGGGTTCCTACAGTTGGGGGTCTGCAGCATTGGCGTGGTTGTACCATTGCATGTGCCGAGTGGCAAACAGACATGTGGTCAAGCTAGCCGGCCCACTTCAGCTACTTCAGTCCTGGATATTCTGGCGCTTTCCCAGGTTTAGGCCTGCTGGGTATGATACGTCCAGCTGGCCTTTGGCATCGAGGTACGCTAGTCAGGCTTTTCTATTTCAAGTTGGGATAGCTGCTGTGAGTATTACAAATCTGTCATAATTCTGAATAAATGTAACACCCATGTGCCCtgcaggtggtcaggttacaGCCCTTCCTACAGCCAGAAGGGTCCTCGACTGCAGAGCACGAGACTGGAGATAGACAGGTTACATGCCAGGGATGTGAGTGTTCTTCCTGTTACTTTAATTTAAATAAGTAGACATCGAATGTTTCTGTTTAGCCAGTTGGCGTGACAACATCGGTATTTATTTGTGCAGTTTATCTGGATGCCTTATAGCTCCCCCGAGGTACTTCAGGTTGTGCATCCGGAGGTGTTGGAGCCCCGACACATGGCAGTGTGGCGTTCTGTCACGTCGCTGATATACTTTGCCGTCGTAGAGTGGCATCAGGTAGACAGGGTGCTACCGCAGTTCGGTGGTGTGCAGCCTCTCCTGCGtcccgccctgaacatcgactttctgatgtcgaAGGACGGGAGAGGCGGCGATCGTTGGTTCCCGTCCACCTTACCGGATTGGCATATTCATTGGGAGACCCGTGCGGACCACGTCCTCCGGTTCGATGTTGTTGCCGATCCTGGACCTTCGCACGCCTATCTAGACTGGTGGAGCCAGCATGGGAAGAGGTTCTTGTCACCCGATATTCATCTGGGGGATCTGAGGGGCATTCCTATTCCTGTCGAGGCGTCACAGAGGGGTCCTGGTTGAGTTCCTGACATGGATCGAGTCGACGACGTCCCTGATAGGCGTCGGGTTGAGAGGAGAGCTCGTGTCGGGACACGACAGAGCCAGCGTGAGTGGAATTGGCTGGAGCGGGCTATTGACGACGCTGATGAGGCAAGTAGGGGTGGTCGTCGAGGACGAGGGCGTGGAGGCAGACGGAGGGCACCCGTCGAGGGCCAGGACGGTCATCAGGCTGGTGGCCTTGGTGGACAGGGGTATGCCACCAGAGATCCTGCTCCCCATGCTGAGGCTGGACTTGGGGAGGTGCCGCTGGGAGATTACTTAATTGGAGTTCCACCTTACGACCCCACACCTCAGGAGAGTAGGCCATGGGTGAGTCCAGGCAGCACGTTTTCAGACCTACTTGCCGGTGTTGGGTTTGACGGGGATCTTGGATCCCCCTTCTTTGATGACATCAGTGCCATCATGCATGATGAGGAGGCTGTCCCTGGGCGGAGTCAGACGACGGGGACACAGGCACCGTTAGATGTCGATCTGAATGAGCCGCCCTCCGTTCCTCCTCCTGATTATTTCGCTTTGGGTGGTACCCCAGCGTCGGCACATACTGCTGGGTCACATTCAGTTGCCGGGCCGTCCTCATCCCGACCGGTCCATGTCCAGCCTAGGACGCCTGCACAGCCAGCCCCGCAGGACGAG
Coding sequences:
- the LOC112732335 gene encoding uncharacterized protein isoform X6, which codes for MNPSLQSPNNYDGLNAALYCTQTKPVINLACWGKAPLVAVGCSGHVFSFQVPAWNLSVEAAHVSTASISVECAFPPATATQAMARAACSHLHLVPTLFHPLKSNFLRNQTLLRTAHFYGTQRRFSSFSSRISMSLRAGIVGLPNVGKSTLFNAVVENGKAQAANFPFCTIEPNVGIVAVPDSRLQGLGNKFLSHIREVDSILQVVRCFEDNDIVHVNGKVDPKSDIDVINLELVFADLDQIDKRLEKLKKGKAKDSQSKVKEEAEKSALEKIREALLDGKPARSVTLTDYERDAVKHLCLLTMKPVIYVANVAESDLSDAADNNYVKEVTEVASELQSGIVTVSAQVEAELTELPMEERQEYLNSLGVSESGLGNLIRETYGLLGLRTYFTSGEKVAYDDFVAAGSLAAAREKGLLRSEGKDYIVQEGDVMLFRFNV
- the LOC112732335 gene encoding uncharacterized protein isoform X4; its protein translation is MNPSLQSPNNYDGLNAALYCTQTKPVINLACWGKAPLVAVGCSGHVFSFQVPAWNLSVEAAHVSTASISVECAFPPATATQAMARAACSHLHLVPTLFHPLKSNFLRNQTLLRTAHFYGTQRRFSSFSSRISMSLRAGIVGLPNVGKSTLFNAVVENGKAQAANFPFCTIEPNVGIVAVPDSRLQGLGNKFLSHIREVDSILQVVRCFEDNDIVHVNGKVDPKSDIDVINLELVFADLDQIDKRLEKLKKGKAKDSQSKVKEEAEKSALEKIREALLDGKPARSVTLTDYERDAVKHLCLLTMKPVIYVANVAESDLSDAADNNYVKEVTEVASELQSGIVTVSAQVEAELTELPMEERQEYLNSLGVSESGLGNLIRETYGLLGLRTYFTSGEKETKAWTILAGMTAPQAAGVIHSDFEKGFIRAETVAYDDFVAAGSLAAAREKGLLRSEGKDYIVQEGDVMLFRFNV
- the LOC112732335 gene encoding uncharacterized protein isoform X3, with the protein product MNPSLQSPNNYDGLNAALYCTQTKPVINLACWGKAPLVAVGCSGHVFSFQVPAWNLSVEAAHVSTASISVECAFPPATATQAMARAACSHLHLVPTLFHPLKSNFLRNQTLLRTAHFYGTQRRFSSFSSRISMSLRAGIVGLPNVGKSTLFNAVVENGKAQAANFPFCTIEPNVGIVAVPDSRLQGLGNKFLSHIREVDSILQVVRCFEDNDIVHVNGKVDPKSDIDVINLELVFADLDQIDKRLEKLKKGKAKDSQSKVKEEAEKSALEKIREALLDGKPARSVTLTDYERDAVKHLCLLTMKPVIYVANVAESDLSDAADNNYVKEVTEVASELQSGIVTVSAQVEAELTELPMEERQEYLNSLGVSESGLGNLIRETYGLLGLRTYFTSGEKETKAWTILAGMTAPQAAGVIHSDFEKGFIRAETVSIKDVAYDDFVAAGSLAAAREKGLLRSEGKDYIVQEGDVMLFRFNV
- the LOC112732335 gene encoding uncharacterized protein isoform X5; translation: MTRIQVGAGNVKHMTRISGWVSMNPSLQSPNNYDGLNAALYCTQTKPVINLACWGKAPLVAVGCSGHVFSFQVPAWNLSVEAAHVSTASISVECAFPPATATQAMARAACSHLHLVPTLFHPLKSNFLRNQTLLRTAHFYGTQRRFSSFSSRISMSLRAGIVGLPNVGKSTLFNAVVENGKAQAANFPFCTIEPNVGIVAVPDSRLQVLSNLSKSVRAVPASIEFVDIAGLVKGASQGEGLGNKFLSHIREVDSILQVVRCFEDNDIVHVNGKVDPKSDIDVINLELVFADLDQIDKRLEKLKKGKAKDSQSKVKEEAEKSALEKIREALLDGKPARSVTLTDYERDAVKHLCLLTMKPVIYVANVAESDLSDAADNNYVKEVTEVASELQSGIVTVSAQVEAELTELPMEERQEYLNSLGVSESGLGNLIRETYGLLGLRTYFTSGEKVAYDDFVAAGSLAAAREKGLLRSEGKDYIVQEGDVMLFRFNV
- the LOC112732335 gene encoding uncharacterized protein isoform X2 encodes the protein MTRIQVGAGNVKHMTRISGWVSMNPSLQSPNNYDGLNAALYCTQTKPVINLACWGKAPLVAVGCSGHVFSFQVPAWNLSVEAAHVSTASISVECAFPPATATQAMARAACSHLHLVPTLFHPLKSNFLRNQTLLRTAHFYGTQRRFSSFSSRISMSLRAGIVGLPNVGKSTLFNAVVENGKAQAANFPFCTIEPNVGIVAVPDSRLQVLSNLSKSVRAVPASIEFVDIAGLVKGASQGEGLGNKFLSHIREVDSILQVVRCFEDNDIVHVNGKVDPKSDIDVINLELVFADLDQIDKRLEKLKKGKAKDSQSKVKEEAEKSALEKIREALLDGKPARSVTLTDYERDAVKHLCLLTMKPVIYVANVAESDLSDAADNNYVKEVTEVASELQSGIVTVSAQVEAELTELPMEERQEYLNSLGVSESGLGNLIRETYGLLGLRTYFTSGEKETKAWTILAGMTAPQAAGVIHSDFEKGFIRAETVAYDDFVAAGSLAAAREKGLLRSEGKDYIVQEGDVMLFRFNV
- the LOC112732335 gene encoding uncharacterized protein isoform X1, encoding MTRIQVGAGNVKHMTRISGWVSMNPSLQSPNNYDGLNAALYCTQTKPVINLACWGKAPLVAVGCSGHVFSFQVPAWNLSVEAAHVSTASISVECAFPPATATQAMARAACSHLHLVPTLFHPLKSNFLRNQTLLRTAHFYGTQRRFSSFSSRISMSLRAGIVGLPNVGKSTLFNAVVENGKAQAANFPFCTIEPNVGIVAVPDSRLQVLSNLSKSVRAVPASIEFVDIAGLVKGASQGEGLGNKFLSHIREVDSILQVVRCFEDNDIVHVNGKVDPKSDIDVINLELVFADLDQIDKRLEKLKKGKAKDSQSKVKEEAEKSALEKIREALLDGKPARSVTLTDYERDAVKHLCLLTMKPVIYVANVAESDLSDAADNNYVKEVTEVASELQSGIVTVSAQVEAELTELPMEERQEYLNSLGVSESGLGNLIRETYGLLGLRTYFTSGEKETKAWTILAGMTAPQAAGVIHSDFEKGFIRAETVSIKDVAYDDFVAAGSLAAAREKGLLRSEGKDYIVQEGDVMLFRFNV
- the LOC140177642 gene encoding serine/threonine-protein phosphatase 7 long form homolog; amino-acid sequence: MGDDPARLYRLDAVAHIAGVINDEPQRCIRSMRRQQGMPLDERYVPYLQMAGLYHMARLNDRWFRLDEPLVSAFVERWRPETHTFHMPFGECTITLQDVAYQLGLAVDGRYVSGCLTDFHLYIEGGRPAWVWFEELLGVVPHPSQVQKFAVNCTWFQETFGHCPEGADEDTVRRFARAYIMIWLPYVARIEEMGSYSWGSAALAWLYHCMCRVANRHVVKLAGPLQLLQSWIFWRFPRFRPAGYDTSSWPLASRWSGYSPSYSQKGPRLQSTRLEIDSSPEVLQVVHPEVLEPRHMAVWRSVTSLIYFAVVEWHQVDRVLPQFGGVQPLLRPALNIDFLMSKDGRGGDRWFPSTLPDWHIHWETRADHVLRFDVVADPGPSHAYLDWWSQHGKRFLSPDIHLGDLRGIPIPVEASQRGPG